One Oncorhynchus kisutch isolate 150728-3 linkage group LG30, Okis_V2, whole genome shotgun sequence genomic window, TGTCTTttctgatcttgtccaggagggggtgtatttgagatgggagtatctcaAATTGACAATTGacatatgccattggatgaggtaatgttttggtcctaagtggtaccaagaaGTGGATAGGAactttgtttaggagaccaaacggaacgataatttatagctaatgctgtctggctatgggatactcctctctcaagtaaagtcttcctttgtaatgttcctaagatctgttatttgtcatgtgagttgagaggggtgtgtCTTCACTAGAAATGATACTAAGAATTGTTTTGTAAGCACTGAGAattaatttatagacactgaattgatctgagagtcacagggctatggtgaagctcataatTAAATATGGACTTTATATAACTGACTTgcgtgtggtttgctctcatgatttgttAATACAGGAAATTGCCACAACACACCTCACAGGTCTCCAGTGACCTTCCTCCAAATATTGGTAAGGGAAACGTCAGCacacatttaactaggcaagtcagtaaataaCAAACTCTTATTTCAAGTGACCGCCTACCCCTTGTCAATTTCATCTTGGGTGGGCTACTGCTGAAAATGTATAGCCAACAATAAGCAGGTTCACTTATGACAATCTTTCAAATAGCGCTACCATTGCATGAACACCTGCGGTGACTATCATTAGCAATCTAATTATGCCAAGAGAAGAAAGTGTTACAGTTCAAGAGTAATCAGGACACTGGGAAGTCCAGAACAAAGTCGCAAAACACTGAGCACTCTCATTGAGATCATCTTCTTACAACCAGATGGTCACATCTTGGCTATTTTGTGTAGATACCGGCTCCGCACTACTGGATTTAGGGTACATCTCATCAGGATCATAGCATTTTGACAACCATTagaaacaaacaccattgtaaagtaCTCATTTTATTGAAACATGAAGTCCTTTGACTTGAGCATATCCATACTGGGGATAGTGGAAAGTGATGCACCCTTCAGGCCACCTACAATTAGATGGCTGTAGAGACAGAAAAGACAGCCATCCCTGTAACAGGTTGAAGAATTGTTAGTAACACGCATCTCATTGCCGTTGGGGGATTTTACAGTAAAAtaaccagcacacacacctgacaaGCAAAGTGTTCCAGACCATTACACCAACCAGTCAACTGAATACAGAACACAATGACAGATGAGTAGGTTACAGGTTCAAGTTCATTTGGCATCAAAGCTGATACAATTAAAAGCCAAGTGTAAACTATAGTCTTCAATGCCAAAATCACCAACCTTGTTCTACAGTAGGATATTTTACAAATTCACTGGGGATCCAGGTTTCAGAGTTTTCCACTATTGTGAGCGGTCCAAGAACAGAGTTTTGAACCAGGCCCTGGGGttctgagaaaaaatatataaattactTCAAGCTGCAGTCCCATCAGAACTCAAGAGTGATCAGCTCAAATGAATATGGAACTACAGTTTAGTCAGGCTTGAAATGAAGTGCCTCAAAATACCTGAATCCACACCCCTCTTCAACCGAGGCTTGCAACTCGAGTCACAGCACTTGCAGAGGTCACTTTGAGACGGGTCGTCCAGCAGCTCCCATCTATGAATAAAAAAAGTTGGCTGTTGCATTGGCACTAACGTCATTATGGTCGTTATGTGACCAATACTTACTCTCCAGTCTCTTTAATGTAGTGGCAAGCCTTCTTTTCTATATCAAAAACCTCAGGGTCCCATGCAACAAGCTTACAATGAATATACACCTGGGGTGAAATAAGAGAACAGTCAAGAGCTACAGTATGAAAACAACCCAGTCATACCGAGAACTTGTGGTCCACTCACTTCCTCGCCTAAGGCAAACTTGAAGGACTGCAGGTAAAGCAGAATAGCAGACGAGTGGTACCTAGGCAGGAACCTGGAGTTCCCAGTCTTCCCATCTGCAAGGCAACTGAAAATGCATTGTGCAATGAGCAGACAAACAGAACTTCCATCCAGCAAATAAGCTaactttaaaatgtattcaatacttTTCAACATTTGAGTAGGCTGTGTAGCGCTAGGCagtcaaaaaccaaaacgtgcaccctacATGGCCATAGCCAGGTCTGGTACACACCCCTTGTTGGTGATGATGGGGTACACCAGGCTCGCAGACTGCAGTTCTGGTGTTGTGGCCGCCACACACTCCTCCAAGAGCAGCAGCAAGGGCTGATGGTCCTTCTGATCCACTGCTGCCCAGATGGGGATGAAAGAGCCCAGGGGAAACAGGCTGCTCTTAGCCAGACCAGTAAGGTCTTCTACATTCAACAGAGAGGGGAAGGGGCGCAATGCTCATCGTACTGTACAGCCACAGGTTTCAACTAGCTTTGGGCAGTGTCCTCTGCTAGGAATttctttaccaggtaagttgactgaacaTATTCTTACAATAATTGATGTTGTATGAGTCACTCACCATTGAGGAGTGCCATGTGGAAAACCAATCCTCCATGACCCTCAGCACTACCATAGGCAGGGATAAGGAATGGGGGAATCCATCCCTCAGGTCTACATACAAGGGGGAATGTTTAGTTTAATAATGAAGGTGGCAAAGGCTTAGGAAGATTTGATTCCAACACCATAGCTAGAGTACACTACACCCAATAGAGCCCTAAAACTCAActcagttccactgcatttaaaaaaaacttcattcccctctaattagggactgatttagacctgggacaccaggtgtgtgcaattaatgatAAAGTAGAACCGAAAGACAGCAGGCGCCAGACCTcttagggtaagagttgagtacccctggcaTAGATGCTTACCTTATGTAAACACACTTAATATGGTGACTAATAGCAGCAGGTTTGGGCTTTCGGTTAGGTCTGTAAGTCAGGCTGGTTGAATAGATGTGTTTTTCTCCAGTCACCTGGGGAATAGAAGGAGAAGCATTAGTCGTCGCAGGATCCAAAATGGCATACATTGGGTCAAGAGTTAGACATTACCCGTTTCTTGATGGCACAGCCATTGAGGTTGTAGTGGAATGTCGCCATCCCTTCTCCCGTGGGAAGAACAGAAAATGTGGAcggaacacagtgtccaaggaaaagACGGGCAGCATGTTCAACCAACTCTGGACTGACCTTCCATGTCACTTTAATGGAGTGTTTCTCACAATCCACATTAAAATCTAAAAATATAAATTTGATAATATCATTCACATCTCAAGAGCCAACACCACAACTTGGCTAGTCTGTTAGGCGGTCAGCATGAGATAAGTAGCCTATTCAAGTTAACATGGTATCAGCGCTACATAATCATATTATGCGTTCATTATTAGACGTACCTTCATTGGCAACGCTTGCTGCTACGACAGCCAAAAGAATTGCACATTGCCAAATGAGAGACATGACTGAATGATCTAGGAGTGCCTACAAACTAGAAATATTTATGGACCAATTGATCCTAATCATCTTAATTCTGAACACCTGTGAAAGGTCAAGGAGCGATAATTATAGACCTAAAAACATACCAACATCATCAGTTTTGGTATTTCCTGGTCTGAAAACATCCTTGAATTTTTATGGGTTTTAAAAGTAAAAATTGTAATAGTTACATATTTTCCCCATAAAGTAGTCTGCAAAGCGGAACCTATGTCTCACAAAACACAAAATGAGGGATTTTCGGTTTACAACTGTTACTTTCACCCCTCCTGAATTTCACCAAAATCCTGAATGCATATCAATCAAAATATGGAACACAAGGGATAACAAACTCTACTGAGTCattactaggctaccctgccgccccaatcttTGACCATTCTACACATCACTTAGATGGCTTTACATATTCATGAATATTCCTTAGAACAACagaagaaataaagaaaaacttttTTGAAACAGAGTTGGAAGAGACTGGGACTACTTTCCTAGTTTGGTGGCTAAGCCCTCCATAGTGAATGGTCTCTGAGCCATTGTCTCAATAAGACGACTTACAGATTTCACTACCCTGCCTGCCAGTGCGTGTTCTGACCACATCTTGCGAATCACGTGATCCCGGTCTTTGTAAGTCTTGGTCACTAGCTAAATCAGTGGGTGCAATTGAGTCAGGAATACCTGAAGGTTCTGTGTCAGGGACTACAGCTAACCTGTCATAGTCAGGAATGCTAATAGCAGTCTCATTATTGAGAGATAGCTGAGCTTGACGGTCTTGATTTGGATTGTCCCTGCAGCTGTACGCTGACTGTTCTTGCTCCATCTCATCTCTgactgtctcctttctctccgAAGA contains:
- the LOC116358621 gene encoding uncharacterized protein LOC116358621, with product MSLIWQCAILLAVVAASVANEDFNVDCEKHSIKVTWKVSPELVEHAARLFLGHCVPSTFSVLPTGEGMATFHYNLNGCAIKKRVTGEKHIYSTSLTYRPNRKPKPAAISHHIKCVYIRPEGWIPPFLIPAYGSAEGHGGLVFHMALLNEDLTGLAKSSLFPLGSFIPIWAAVDQKDHQPLLLLLEECVAATTPELQSASLVYPIITNKGCLADGKTGNSRFLPRYHSSAILLYLQSFKFALGEEVYIHCKLVAWDPEVFDIEKKACHYIKETGEWELLDDPSQSDLCKCCDSSCKPRLKRGVDSEPQGLVQNSVLGPLTIVENSETWIPSEFVKYPTVEQVDWLV